One segment of Cohaesibacter intestini DNA contains the following:
- a CDS encoding serine hydrolase domain-containing protein, with protein sequence MPIQSERTAPHWGAAEMTAAEITRQWAAKEPGGVVVGFDRGGVRFASAGGLADLNHQTSFSKELVGRFASNTKHILCAMVLMHPDQIDLDDPLGLHLAELQPPLSDVTVGQALDMTGGLPDMRECLTLLGLSVHSETDKGSNFNFMARQTRLNFPAGSEISYSNTGYRLVEMVLERHGLSLRSFIDEQINEPFSLAFDAPEIWAEPVANLTPGYWHDGSQWLSTHAGLQISASGSLTASADDLARWLIALLRGDSALHGLLDRLAAPRFLADGRATGYGLGLRHVALEGHDLVGHGGSHPGYSSHFLLDRASGCGVVILSNRDDTDSYGAAFGVMASLLGEDLPRRAPDSLTDGLYVTEHGFHWIEVAGDQLTWLDDCVTLYEDGDGFVSSRSATTPVRMKQDGEAIVGQVGHAERRFLPAREEPVPAGMSGLWQSPEGAYLSLEDGAVTLGIGPLQQVMPLTALGSDRYLFTLKDSLWTKRICLHRSEDETMELVLSRARMIRYHRLR encoded by the coding sequence ATGCCTATACAATCTGAGAGGACGGCCCCGCATTGGGGGGCTGCAGAAATGACCGCCGCCGAGATTACCCGCCAGTGGGCGGCCAAGGAACCGGGGGGCGTTGTGGTCGGTTTTGATCGCGGCGGGGTCCGCTTTGCTTCGGCAGGCGGCTTGGCTGATCTCAACCACCAGACATCTTTCTCAAAAGAGTTGGTCGGTCGGTTTGCTTCCAACACCAAGCATATTCTATGTGCCATGGTGCTGATGCATCCAGATCAGATCGACCTTGACGATCCACTGGGGCTGCATCTGGCAGAGCTGCAGCCGCCCCTCAGCGACGTCACCGTGGGACAGGCACTCGATATGACGGGTGGCCTGCCAGACATGCGCGAATGCTTGACGCTGTTGGGCCTGTCGGTCCATTCCGAAACCGACAAGGGGTCCAATTTCAACTTCATGGCGCGACAGACGCGGTTGAATTTTCCGGCGGGCAGCGAAATTTCCTATTCGAACACCGGCTATCGGTTGGTGGAAATGGTACTGGAGCGCCATGGACTAAGCCTCAGGTCCTTCATTGATGAACAGATCAACGAGCCATTTTCCCTCGCATTTGATGCGCCGGAGATTTGGGCGGAACCGGTGGCCAACTTGACGCCGGGCTATTGGCATGACGGGAGCCAGTGGTTGTCGACCCATGCCGGACTGCAGATATCAGCCTCCGGCAGCCTGACGGCCAGCGCCGATGATCTGGCCCGGTGGCTGATCGCCCTGCTGCGCGGAGACAGTGCCCTGCATGGGTTGCTCGATCGGTTGGCGGCTCCGCGCTTTCTGGCTGACGGCCGGGCAACGGGTTATGGTCTGGGGCTGCGCCACGTGGCGCTTGAAGGGCATGATCTGGTTGGCCATGGAGGCTCGCATCCGGGCTATAGTTCGCATTTCCTGCTTGATCGTGCCAGTGGTTGCGGGGTGGTGATCCTGTCCAACAGGGACGATACGGACAGCTATGGCGCGGCTTTTGGCGTGATGGCTTCGCTGCTCGGGGAAGACCTGCCGCGCCGCGCGCCAGATTCATTGACGGATGGGCTTTATGTGACAGAGCATGGCTTTCACTGGATCGAGGTTGCCGGAGATCAGCTGACATGGCTTGATGATTGCGTCACGCTTTATGAGGATGGCGACGGCTTTGTGTCCTCCCGGTCGGCCACAACGCCTGTGCGCATGAAACAGGATGGCGAGGCGATTGTCGGTCAGGTTGGTCATGCGGAACGGCGCTTCCTGCCTGCGCGAGAGGAGCCGGTTCCAGCTGGAATGTCCGGCCTTTGGCAATCGCCTGAAGGCGCCTATCTCTCCCTTGAAGATGGAGCCGTGACACTTGGCATCGGTCCCTTGCAGCAAGTCATGCCGCTGACTGCATTGGGGTCAGATCGGTATCTCTTTACTCTGAAAGACAGTCTCTGGACCAAGCGCATTTGCCTTCATCGGTCAGAGGATGAGACCATGGAGCTGGTCCTTAGCCGCGCACGCATGATCCGCTATCATCGCCTTCGCTGA